The genomic window ATACATATGATGGCCATTTTGTGTAAAATATGTCGTCAATGCTTTACCGACAAATCCGGTTCCTCCAGCAATTAAAATATTCATTATTTTCCCTCCTTTCCTTATATTATGCGTTTTTTAAAAAGAAAAAGAAAGAAAAGGTGTGTTTAACGATGCGAATTGAAAAAATTGAAGTGGATAAGAAAAATGCTGAACGTTTTTACGTTCATCTTGTCAAAGAAGATGGAGAGAAACAACTCGTTTCTGTGGATCAAGACGTATTGATTGAGTATCGGCTGAAAAAAGGAATGACAGTAACAGAAAAGCAATGGATGGAAATGATAAAAAAAGATGACGAAACACAAGCATATAAGATGGCGCTTCGTTTTTTAGCTTACCGTATGCGTTCGAAACAAGAAGTTACGGATTATTTAGAAAAAAAAGGGGTAGATCGTGGGGCGATTGAACGAGTAATGGGGAAGCTACAAAATGAGCGATATATCGACGATGAACAATTTGCACATGCGTACGTGCAAACGCAAGTAAATACGACGATGAAAGGACCTTATGTCATTTATAAAGAACTGATAGATAAAGGAATATGTGAAGATACGATTGCGAAAGCGATGGAGCGTTATACGGAAGAGATGCAACAGGATAAAGCGATGAAGTGGGTTGAAAAAGTAAATAAACAATCAAAAAAACGATCATATCAAGAACAAAAAGCGTATATAGCGCAACTGTTGCATATGAAAGGTTTTCCTGTTCATATCATTGAGAAGGTAAAGCAACAGATCACTTTAAACGATGAAGAACAATGGGAAGCGCTCGTATATCATGGAGAAAAAGCACATCGTCGCTATGGAACATATGACCGCTATACGTACGAACAAAAAATGAAACAAGCACTGTACCGAAAAGGGTTTCCGATTTCGTTAATTGAGAAATTTTTGGAAAAGAAAAAGGAGGATTAATTCCTCCTATTCAACGATGATTTCTGGTTGGCGTTTATATTCATTTACGATCGTTTCGGCTACTTGTTTTGGGGAGCGAAGACGAGAGCGATCTTGAATATGGTTACAATCGTCCCAAAACGGCGTGTTCATCCCACCCATATATACAGCGGTGACGGCAACATTCGTTTCTGCAAGCTCCTTCACAAGACTTTCGCTAAATCCGCGTACGGCGAATTTACTTGCAACGTACACACTTTCGTTGACTTTGCCACGCAACCCAGCTGTCGAAATAATGTTCATCATATTTGCTTCTGGCAACGTCTTAAAATACGGAAGAAACGCTTTTGTCATATATATTGTGCCTTTGACGTTAATGTCGATCATTTCATGAATATGTTGTTCCGTCATTTGTTCAAGCGGTCCGAAATAGCCGACGCCTGCATTGTTAATGAGCATCGTTACGTTATGCTTCTGACAAAGCATTTCCGCTGCTTTATGCACTTGTTCATTATTTGTAATATCAAGCGAAAAAGCGACTGCCTTCCCTCCAAAAGATTCAATTTGTCGTTGGACAGATTGTAGTGGCTCCTTTCTTCTCCCGACTAAAATGATTTCGTACCCTCGTTGTGCATATAAAAGGGCAAGTTCTTTTCCGAGACCCGTTCCAGCCCCTGTGATAATGATACTTTCCATTACTTTCATCCTTTCGCACGTCATATATTCACAACAATATGGAAAACGTATACATTAAGTAGTTGTCAAGAAGTAGTCAAATGTAATTGTGAATATATGCACAACCATATGGTATAATGTCTTATGTCATTATATTACAACAAAGAAAGGGGAACAATATGAGCTTTTTACAAGTGATTACAGCTTCTACACCAGTATTAGCTGTCTTTCTTTTTCTCGTTTTATTGCGTTTACCAGCGGCAAAAGCGATGCCGATTAGTTTTCTTATTACTGTTATGTTATCGTTATTTGTTTGGAAAATGCCCGGCATTCAAGTGGCAGCTGCAACGATTGAAGGGGTAATTGTAGCCATTTCAATTTTATGGATTATTTTCGGTGCGATTTTGTTGTTAAATACGTTGACGAAAAGTGGAGCGATGGATACGATTCGAAGCGGATTTTTAGGCATTACGCGCGACCGACGTGTGCAAGTCATTATTATCGCATGGTTGTTTGGTGCATTTATTGAAGGGGCAGCAGGATTTGGAACGCCCGCAGCCATCGGGGCTCCACTTCTTGTTGCTTTAGGGTTTCCGCCACTTGCTGCGGTTGTCGTTGCCCTTGTCGCAGATAGTAGTCCTGTTTCGTTCGGTGCAGTCGGAACACCGATTATTGTCGGGGTAGATCAAGGGCTTCGTGAAGGAAATTCCGTTGCTGAACAAGTGCAACAAGTGATCGGCACAGCCGATTTATCTTCGTTCCTTCAAACGCTCGCAAAACAAGCAGTGTCATTTGACATTGTAATCGGTACGTTCATTCCGCTTATTTTAGTGCTTATTTTAACGCGTTTTTTTGGAGAAAATCGTTCGTGGAAAGAAGGATTTGAAATTTGGAAGTTTGCTTTATTTGCGGGGCTTAGCTTTACACTTCCAGCATTTCTCGTTGCTTCTTTTCTCGGACCAGAGTTTCCGTCCATGATCGGTGGGTTAATTGGTTTAGCGATCGTTGTCCCAGCGGCGAAAAAAGGATTTTTATTACCGAAAGAGCCATGGGATTTTAAGAAAACAGATGAAGTACGACATGTGGCGAACGTACAAAAAAGTGAAATGCCTCTTTTACTTGCATGGATGCCGTATATTCTTGTTGCGCTTATTTTAGTGTTGACAAGGTTACAAAACTTGCCGTTAAAAGCATGGTTACGTTCTGTGAAAATACAGTTTAACAACATTTTAGGAACGAACATTAGCACATCAATTGAACCGTTATATTTGCCAGGGACGATTTTCCTTGTCGTCATTCTCATCACCGTTTTTATGCATAAAATGAAACGGGAAGATGTCGTGGCGACGATGAAAGAGTCCGCATATACGTTGATCGGTAGTGCCATTGCGCTCGGAACAGCTGTGCCGATGGTGCGCATTTTTATTAACTCTAGTGTAAACGATGCAGGGCTTGCTAGTATGCCAATTGAGTTAGCATCGCTCGTCGCAGGGGGAGTGGGGGCTGCTTGGCCGCTCGTTGCTCCTTTGATCGGTTCGCTCGGTTCGTTTATTTCCGGTAGTGCCACGTTTAGTAATATGATGTTTTCTTTATTCCAATTTAGCATTGCTGATCAAATTCAAGTGCCGCATCATATCGTCATCGCTGGACAAATGTTAGGGGCGAATGCGGGCAACATGGTTTGTGTATTAAACGTTGTTGCGGCAGCTTCCGTTGTTGGTCTTGCCGGGAAAGAAGGAACGATCATTCGTATGACACTCATTCCAATGCTTTATTACGTATTGATGACTGGAATATTTAGCCTCCTCTTGATCTATGTATTTTAGCTTCACTTTATGATACGATGAAAATGAAGTTGTCATAAAGTGGAGTGGGGAGAATGGATCAAAAACGATATAGTGAAATGAACGAATGGGAATTAAAACAAGAGATCGCCACATTAACTGAAAAAGCACGAAAAGCAGAACAAATGGGAATGGTGAACGAATACGCGGTATATGAGCGGAAAATTGCCATGGCTAAAGCATACTTATTAAATCCCGATGACTTTCAACCTGGGGAATTTTACGAAATTGAAGGAGATCCGCAGTCGTTATTTAAACTTCAATATATAAACGGCGTATTCGCATGGGGATATCGTTTAAATGATCCGCACACCGAAGTGGCGTTGCCCATTTCATTGCTAAAGAAAAGAGGTTGACACGTCCGTCAACCTCTTTTTCCATTAAATTTTCCTTTTACTTACTTCGGAATGTAAAATCATTAAACTTTGTGATTGTTGTGTTTCGCCATTTACTTGAGCGTGGGCGTGTTTCGGGTTTGCCCATGGTTGCGGGAACGGATCAGAATAGCGGTTATCATAAAATTTTTTACGCCAATGTTTACCCATTTTATTCCTCCTCGATATCGCCTCGTTTATTGGACGCGTGCATTCGTTCTTGAGGGTGCGTATTAATCGTGCCGTTTGCACGTTTTGATGCGTACTCTGCTTTTGCGCGTGGCTCGCCTTCTAATTTTTCATTGTTTTGATTCGGAAAGCCTCGTTCTTTATTGCTCAATGTTAGTCCCCCCAGCCGTTCATTTCGTGCTTTTTGAGCACACGTATAGTATTCGTTAATAAACGTCTATTTATGAACGAGCATGGTTGCTTTAGCTTGGAATAAGTTCTAATTTTTTGCGCAATTTCTTTTCGCTAAAAATCCATCCTGTATATGAGCTAACAATGTTTAGGTCGAGATCGAGTTGGACGACGGCTACAAACGGATAATAATTTTTGCTTCGGTAACGCAAGTCGATGAAACGCACTTCATAATGATCGTTATATTCATGAATTTCCCAACGATATACGGGGGAAAAAGATAAAAATGCAGCTAAATTTTCATCTTGTCTTGCTTTTTCAATGATTGGGATGTCTGGAATCGGACATTTTTCGAATATGTCAAGTACAGTAATTGTCCCATTTTGCGCGCGCGCAACGTAAAAATGGTTTGATGTCGTCACAGCTAAATGCCATTCGTTCCATTTTATTGTCGGAACGGTAATGACTTGTTCAACATCCGGAAACATTTGTTTCAACTTGCGTTTTATTGCTTGTTGTTGACGAAAACGAATGATATAGTAACCAATGAGCACGACATATACAGCTAGAAACGTATACCCCGCATGTTGTCCGTTCAACCATAAGACAACGCCAGCTAAGTGAACAATAAAAATAAACGGATCGAACGTGTTAATGATACCGAGCGCAACCCATTTTTTTGAAAAAGGACGCAACGCTTGCGTGCCATATGAATTGAAAATATCGACAAACACGTGTACACTGACGGCGATAAATGTCCAAAGGGCTACATGAAAAAAAGACGTGTCATATATATAAAAGAGAGTGACACTAATGAGCAACGTCCAAATGAACAAAGCGGGGATCGAATGCGTCATGCCACGATGATTGCGAATATATTTCGCGTTATTTTTTAGTTTAAACACGGTGTCAATATCAGGTGCTTGTGAGCCGACGAGCGTGCCGATAAGCACGGCATGCGCGAGCGTTGGATCGTTAGCGATCGTTGGATCCAATGTAGCTAATCCACCTAATGCAAACCCCATTAAAACGTGTGTACCTGTATCCAAATAAAAGGCCTCCTTTTTTCCGACTGAACTTACTTTTAGTTTACCACCTTGGAGGAATGAACGTGAAAGAAAATGTACAACAAATATTGGCTCATTTTCATATTGAGCAGTTTCAACATGATTTAATTCATTGGTTTCAAACAGAGCAACGTGATTTGCCTTGGCGAAAAGATAAAGATCCTTACAAAATATGGGTATCTGAAGTGATGCTTCAACAAACGCGAGTCGATACAGTCATCCCTTACTTTTATCAGTTTATCGAAAAGTTCCCGACTTTAGACGCGTTAGCTGAGGCGGAAGAAGAAGAAGTGTTAAAGGCGTGGGAAGGGCTCGGCTATTACTCGCGTATTCGTCATTTGCATGAAGCGGTAAAAGAAGTGAAAGAAAAGTACGGAGGATGTGTACCCGCGTCCAAAGAGCAGTTTTCTTCATTAAAAGGTGTTGGGCCGTATACGACAGGAGCGGTGTTAAGCATCGCTTACGGCATTCCTGAACCTGCGGTAGATGGAAATGTTATGCGAGTATTGTCGCGTATTTTTTATATAACAGATGATATTGCGAAAGGAAGTACACGAAAAAAGTTTGAAAACATTGTTTCCAAAATTATTTCACACGACAATCCGTCTGATTTTAATCAAGCGTTAATGGAACTTGGTGCGCTCGTTTGCACGCCGAAAAATCCGAGTTGCTTTCTATGTCCTGTTCAGCGTCATTGTCGGGCGTTTGCAGAAGGGATAGAAACTGAGCTACCTGTAAAAACAAAAGGGAAAGCACCGAAACGTGTTTCTTTTCGTGCCATTGTGCTTATGAATGAAAAGGGAAATATACTCATTCAAAAACGCCCGCCTCGTGGATTGTTGGCAAATTTATGGCAATTCCCAAATGATGAACATGCTCCAACACGAAACGATGAAGCATTTGTAAAAGAAATAAGTGAACGATATCATGTCGTCATTCGTTCGCTAGAGCGAATCGGTTCATTTGAGCACGTTTTTTCCCATGTTGTATGGCATATTGAAGCATATAAAGGGAACGCGCTGGAATTACAAATGGGAGATGAAACGAATAAATGGGTGACGATCGATGAGCTTAAGCAATATGCATTCCCAGTTATATATCAAAAAATATGGCAAGCGTACGAGTAAAGGCAAACGCCTTTACTCGTAAAATACGCGCGTTCCATTCGTATATGTCGCTTCGTTTCGCTGTAAACCGCCTCTTGCTTCAATTTCTTCCACAATTTCACGATGCATTGTTTGTCCCTCAACGTTTAAATACGGAGTGACTTGTTGAAGAGCATGATGAAAAAACGCTAACTCGCTATCTTTCCACTGCTGTTTAGGAATCATTTGTAAGGCCGTTAAATCGCGTCCAATATACATCGTTTTCACCTCTTTATGTAGTGTAGAAAGTGAAACAAAAAATTATTCATACGGATATTTTTTAAATAGACGGTACAAAGTAATGAGCGTGGGGGTGAGAATGATGAAGCCAAACAAAACGATTGCAGGAACAAACATTCAACATGTGAAACAGCAAAATGCTGGTCAGTACGGAACAGAGTTTTCAACTGAAACAGATGTTCAACATGTGAAACAACAAAACGCGAAAGCAGAAGCAAAGAAAAATCAATAGCGGGCAAAGGGCATCGGTTTTCGTCCGATGCTCTTTTTCTTCATTGCTTATTAACGGTATAATAGAGGAAAAAGCGTCGAATGAAAGTAGGGAATGTGTATGGAATATCCACAAACAGGGGCGATCATTCAAATTCATAGTTATAAACATGACGGCCATATCCACCGTGCATGGAAAGAAACCGTTGTGTTAAAAGGAAGCGAAGAAGAAGTGATTGGCGGCAACGATCGTACACTTGTGACGGAAGCGGATGGGAGAACGTGGGTGACGCGTGAGCCGGCCATTTGTTTTTTTTATGCAAAACATTGGTTTAACATTATTGCGATGATTCGTGCTGAAGGGGTGTATTACTATTGCAACATTAGCTCGCCTTACGTTTGGGATGGAGAAGCGCTAAAATATATCGATTATGACTTAGATATTAAAGTATTTCCGAACGGTCAATACGACATATTAGATCGCGATGAATATGAGCGCCATCGCGAACAAATGAACTACCCTGAAATTATTGATAAAGTTTTAAAAAATAATGTTCAAAAATTAATTCAATGGATTAAAGAGAAAAAGGGACCGTTTGCCCCTGAAGTAGTTGAACATTGGTATAAAAAGTTTATTATGTGTAGAAAGTGAAAATGATACATACATGAACAAAAAAACAACGGTTACTTACTAATGGCCGTTGTTTTTTATTTTTTATAAACAATGATTAAATTTTTTGAATTTTTGTATTGTATTTTTTTAATATTCGTGTAATAATTTGAAACGTAACATAAAAAGTTATTTTAAAAATATAAATTTTCTGTATATAGAAGGAGTGGCTTCCGTGGGAGATGAAGCGATTTTACGAGTAAAAAGCTTAAAAACATGCTTTTTCACAGACGAAGGGGAAGTTCCTGCGGTTGATGGCGTAGACTTTTACATAAATAAAGGCGAAATTTTAGGCGTTGTCGGTGAATCGGGCTGTGGAAAAAGTGTTACATCGCTCTCTATTATGGGATTGTTGCCAAAAGGAATCGGAAAAATTACAGATGGAGAAATATGGTTTAAACATGAAAATATTGTGCTAGCATCGGAAAAACGGATGAAAGAAATACGAGGGAATGAAATAGCGATGATTTTCCAAGAGCCGATGACGTCGTTAAATCCGCTTTTTACGATCGGTAACCAAATGATTGAAGCGATTCGTATTCATGAAAAAATAAGCA from Anoxybacillus gonensis includes these protein-coding regions:
- the recX gene encoding recombination regulator RecX — encoded protein: MRIEKIEVDKKNAERFYVHLVKEDGEKQLVSVDQDVLIEYRLKKGMTVTEKQWMEMIKKDDETQAYKMALRFLAYRMRSKQEVTDYLEKKGVDRGAIERVMGKLQNERYIDDEQFAHAYVQTQVNTTMKGPYVIYKELIDKGICEDTIAKAMERYTEEMQQDKAMKWVEKVNKQSKKRSYQEQKAYIAQLLHMKGFPVHIIEKVKQQITLNDEEQWEALVYHGEKAHRRYGTYDRYTYEQKMKQALYRKGFPISLIEKFLEKKKED
- a CDS encoding SDR family NAD(P)-dependent oxidoreductase produces the protein MESIIITGAGTGLGKELALLYAQRGYEIILVGRRKEPLQSVQRQIESFGGKAVAFSLDITNNEQVHKAAEMLCQKHNVTMLINNAGVGYFGPLEQMTEQHIHEMIDINVKGTIYMTKAFLPYFKTLPEANMMNIISTAGLRGKVNESVYVASKFAVRGFSESLVKELAETNVAVTAVYMGGMNTPFWDDCNHIQDRSRLRSPKQVAETIVNEYKRQPEIIVE
- a CDS encoding L-lactate permease produces the protein MSFLQVITASTPVLAVFLFLVLLRLPAAKAMPISFLITVMLSLFVWKMPGIQVAAATIEGVIVAISILWIIFGAILLLNTLTKSGAMDTIRSGFLGITRDRRVQVIIIAWLFGAFIEGAAGFGTPAAIGAPLLVALGFPPLAAVVVALVADSSPVSFGAVGTPIIVGVDQGLREGNSVAEQVQQVIGTADLSSFLQTLAKQAVSFDIVIGTFIPLILVLILTRFFGENRSWKEGFEIWKFALFAGLSFTLPAFLVASFLGPEFPSMIGGLIGLAIVVPAAKKGFLLPKEPWDFKKTDEVRHVANVQKSEMPLLLAWMPYILVALILVLTRLQNLPLKAWLRSVKIQFNNILGTNISTSIEPLYLPGTIFLVVILITVFMHKMKREDVVATMKESAYTLIGSAIALGTAVPMVRIFINSSVNDAGLASMPIELASLVAGGVGAAWPLVAPLIGSLGSFISGSATFSNMMFSLFQFSIADQIQVPHHIVIAGQMLGANAGNMVCVLNVVAAASVVGLAGKEGTIIRMTLIPMLYYVLMTGIFSLLLIYVF
- a CDS encoding YfhH family protein; the encoded protein is MDQKRYSEMNEWELKQEIATLTEKARKAEQMGMVNEYAVYERKIAMAKAYLLNPDDFQPGEFYEIEGDPQSLFKLQYINGVFAWGYRLNDPHTEVALPISLLKKRG
- a CDS encoding YpzG family protein produces the protein MGKHWRKKFYDNRYSDPFPQPWANPKHAHAQVNGETQQSQSLMILHSEVSKRKI
- a CDS encoding small, acid-soluble spore protein K, translating into MSNKERGFPNQNNEKLEGEPRAKAEYASKRANGTINTHPQERMHASNKRGDIEEE
- a CDS encoding metal-dependent hydrolase, yielding MDTGTHVLMGFALGGLATLDPTIANDPTLAHAVLIGTLVGSQAPDIDTVFKLKNNAKYIRNHRGMTHSIPALFIWTLLISVTLFYIYDTSFFHVALWTFIAVSVHVFVDIFNSYGTQALRPFSKKWVALGIINTFDPFIFIVHLAGVVLWLNGQHAGYTFLAVYVVLIGYYIIRFRQQQAIKRKLKQMFPDVEQVITVPTIKWNEWHLAVTTSNHFYVARAQNGTITVLDIFEKCPIPDIPIIEKARQDENLAAFLSFSPVYRWEIHEYNDHYEVRFIDLRYRSKNYYPFVAVVQLDLDLNIVSSYTGWIFSEKKLRKKLELIPS
- the mutY gene encoding A/G-specific adenine glycosylase produces the protein MNVKENVQQILAHFHIEQFQHDLIHWFQTEQRDLPWRKDKDPYKIWVSEVMLQQTRVDTVIPYFYQFIEKFPTLDALAEAEEEEVLKAWEGLGYYSRIRHLHEAVKEVKEKYGGCVPASKEQFSSLKGVGPYTTGAVLSIAYGIPEPAVDGNVMRVLSRIFYITDDIAKGSTRKKFENIVSKIISHDNPSDFNQALMELGALVCTPKNPSCFLCPVQRHCRAFAEGIETELPVKTKGKAPKRVSFRAIVLMNEKGNILIQKRPPRGLLANLWQFPNDEHAPTRNDEAFVKEISERYHVVIRSLERIGSFEHVFSHVVWHIEAYKGNALELQMGDETNKWVTIDELKQYAFPVIYQKIWQAYE
- a CDS encoding gamma-type small acid-soluble spore protein, whose product is MMKPNKTIAGTNIQHVKQQNAGQYGTEFSTETDVQHVKQQNAKAEAKKNQ
- a CDS encoding nucleoside tri-diphosphate phosphatase, with product MEYPQTGAIIQIHSYKHDGHIHRAWKETVVLKGSEEEVIGGNDRTLVTEADGRTWVTREPAICFFYAKHWFNIIAMIRAEGVYYYCNISSPYVWDGEALKYIDYDLDIKVFPNGQYDILDRDEYERHREQMNYPEIIDKVLKNNVQKLIQWIKEKKGPFAPEVVEHWYKKFIMCRK